One window of Saccharomyces mikatae IFO 1815 strain IFO1815 genome assembly, chromosome: 8 genomic DNA carries:
- the THP2 gene encoding Thp2p (similar to Saccharomyces cerevisiae THP2 (YHR167W); ancestral locus Anc_5.71), which translates to MTREEGRTYFESLCEEEQSLQESQTNLLNILDILLALANPKSSDDLLTESLKKLPDLHRELIKNSIRLRYNKYQTREAQLFENAETGRDITAGVQNRKSVSEYYSTFEQLNKDTLRYINLLKRLSVDLAKQVEVPDPSVTVYDVDKWVPSEKLQGILEQYCASDTDIRGVDAQIKNYLDQIKMARAKFGLENKYSLKERLSILTKELNHWRKEWDDIEMLMFGDDAHSMKKMIQKIDSLKSEINSPSGSSLVDAEGDIVVE; encoded by the coding sequence ATGACAAGAGAAGAAGGCCGTACGTATTTTGAATCTCTTTGTGAGGAAGAACAAAGTTTGCAGGAAAGCCAAACCAActtattgaatattttaGATATATTGTTGGCATTGGCAAACCCTAAATCATCAGATGATCTGCTTACTGAATCGCTCAAGAAGCTACCTGATTTACATAGAGAGCTGATCAAGAATTCCATTCGTCTGCGATACAATAAATATCAAACGAGAGAAGCACAGCTTTTCGAAAATGCAGAAACCGGAAGGGACATTACAGCAGGGGTACAGAACCGTAAGAGCGTTAGCGAGTACTACTCTACCTTCGAACAATTGAATAAGGATACCTTAAGGTACATCAACTTGCTGAAAAGGCTTTCTGTTGATTTAGCCAAACAAGTGGAAGTGCCTGATCCATCAGTGACGGTGTATGATGTGGATAAATGGGTTCCATCTGAGAAACTACAAGGTATACTTGAACAATACTGTGCTTCTGACACCGATATACGTGGTGTGGATGCCCAGATCAAGAACTACCTAGATCAAATCAAGATGGCACGTGCTAAATTTGGTTTAGAGaataaatattctttaaaGGAAAGGCTCTCTATCCTGACTAAGGAACTGAATCATTGGAGGAAGGAGTGGGATGATATAGAAATGCTTATGTTCGGAGATGATGCACATTccatgaagaaaatgatccAGAAGATAGATTCATTAAAGTCCGAAATAAATTCACCATCTGGAAGCAGTCTTGTAGATGCAGAGGGCGATATAGTTGTAGAGTGA